GATGACTTCTATAGCGAGGGTAGAATATGGATCAAATTGTACAGAATGTAGTCAATATCTTTAATGATTTTTTATGGTCTAAGCTGCTCATCGTATTGCTGATTGCCGTTGGCCTGTATTTCACGGTGGGGACCAAGTTTCTGCAATTTCGCCTGATCGGCGAGATGTTCCGGGTCATCCGCGAACCCAAGAGCAAAGCGAAGGGAAGCATTTCGCCCTTTCAGGCATTTGCCATCAGTATGGCAGCCCGTGTCGGGACAGGGAATATAACCGGGGTGGCTCTGGCCATCTCGCTTGGAGGACCCGGGGCCGTATTCTGGATGTGGATTATTGCGCTTATCGGTTCGGCATCCAGTTTTATCGAGAGTACGCTGGCCCAGATCTATAAAGTAAAAGATGGGGCGGGTGGTTATCGCGGCGGTCCCGCTTATTACATGCAGCAAGGATTAAAGAAACGGTGGATGGGCGTGTTGTTTGCGATCCTGATCACCTTGTCCTTCGGTCTTGTCTTTAATGCGGTCCAATCCAATACGATTACGATTGCCTTCGAGAATTCATTCGGAACTGACCGATTAACCATCGGCATTATTATGGCGGTTATCTTCGCGGTTATTATCTTTGGCGGCGTGAAGCGGATTGCCAAAATGTCGGAGCTGATCGTTGTGGTATTGGCTGTCCTGTATGTCGGTGCCGCGCTGTTTATCGTATTGGCGAACATCACCAAGCTGCCGGAAGTTTTAACTCTTATCGTCAAAAGCGCGTTCGGCTATGAGCAGGTTGTTGGCGGGTCGATCGGTGCCGCTCTCATGAACGGGATCAAAAGAGGGCTGTTCTCCAACGAAGCCGGCATGGGGAGCGCGCCTAACGCAGCGGCTACCGCAACGACAAGCCATCCAGCCAAGCAAGGGCTGGTGCAGGCGCTGGGCGTATTGATCGATACGCTGGTCATATGTACAAGCACCGCCTTCATCATTCTGTTTACCGGTGCCTATCAGCA
This Paenibacillus sp. JZ16 DNA region includes the following protein-coding sequences:
- a CDS encoding alanine/glycine:cation symporter family protein; the protein is MDQIVQNVVNIFNDFLWSKLLIVLLIAVGLYFTVGTKFLQFRLIGEMFRVIREPKSKAKGSISPFQAFAISMAARVGTGNITGVALAISLGGPGAVFWMWIIALIGSASSFIESTLAQIYKVKDGAGGYRGGPAYYMQQGLKKRWMGVLFAILITLSFGLVFNAVQSNTITIAFENSFGTDRLTIGIIMAVIFAVIIFGGVKRIAKMSELIVVVLAVLYVGAALFIVLANITKLPEVLTLIVKSAFGYEQVVGGSIGAALMNGIKRGLFSNEAGMGSAPNAAATATTSHPAKQGLVQALGVLIDTLVICTSTAFIILFTGAYQQTGLDGIALTQAALGMEMGAWASDFLAVMVFLFAFSTLIGNYYYGETNIEFLKSNRAWIWVYRASVLAMVIFGSVTSVKLVWDLADLFMGLMVIVNLVAITLLSRTAFAALQDYMKQKRAGLNPVFTKDSIKGLDDVECWDGQNAPFTK